From Rutidosis leptorrhynchoides isolate AG116_Rl617_1_P2 chromosome 3, CSIRO_AGI_Rlap_v1, whole genome shotgun sequence, a single genomic window includes:
- the LOC139896281 gene encoding uncharacterized protein has product MLEKNKGLLAIPGGEGKMMPLYAAALYGYHDVAKCLYQNSDLHDDGWNPQNRGWVFEKCIENDMFDIAQLMVETHPELATNGDALRSLARKPEELSVRKTTFIKGIIIWVLVFLGLTKGAPEKDNKALALLRTIGKAIAKKPKNEIDNILRGPPDPIKHQNKSDLGWSNHATRLHLLISEYVVKMNVETDNTGLMEDKGNQATRLQNLIFRHLAELHDETHKIIRGGPTSTKQDNMPLTRKEHQAEELKELIFKHIEEIHNETHNIIKNTNQKDELAQKLRDIILKSNKNIRTKANKVIVERTYSSRVLFIAAELGNTNFIVELIRQNPDLIWKVNDENQTIFHVAVKHRHEGIYNLLYEIGSMKDMITPLKDKNGNNMLHLVGMSEKQKLLREGAGLQMQRELAWFREVKQMIPPSYRERKNADDQTPRELFIKEHEDIVKQDEKWMKAIAGQCMVVAALIATMVFTAAYTIPGGYNQNDGIPIFHSKTVYKVFVVADAISLLTSITSILYIFISVYFSSNYTEIDFSESLPEKLIVGLLYLSISIISMLIAFSVSFFILYQNGTLWMPILISVFALIPLYLSFKMYIILFYAVILITYDSRNLFRPKKPVVYYKNPTI; this is encoded by the exons ATGTTGGAAAAGAACAAGGGCTTACTAGCAATCCCTGGTGGTGAAGGAAAGATGATGCCATTGTATGCGGCTGCGCTGTATGGATATCATGATGTAGCCAAGTGTCTGTACCAAAATTCCGATTTGCATGATGATGGTTGGAATCCTCAGAATCGTGGCTGGGTGTTCGAGAAATGCATCGAGAATGATATGTTCG ATATCGCACAACTTATGGTGGAAACGCACCCAGAACTTGCTACTAACGGCGATGCACTTAGAAGTTTGGCTCGCAAGCCTGAAGAGTTATCTGTTAGAAAAACAACTTTCATCAAAGGAATCATCATTTGGG TTCTTGTGTTCCTAGGTTTAACAAAGGGAGCTCCTGAAAAGGATAATAAAGCATTAGCATTGTTAAGAACCATTGGAAAAGCTATTGCAAAAAAGCCCAAGAATGAGATTGACAATATACTCAGAGGTCCACCTGATCCGATTAAGCATCAAAACAAGTCAGATCTTGGATGGTCTAATCATGCTACGCGACTACACCTACTCATATCTGAATATGTTGTCAAAATGAATGTTGAAACCGATAACACAGGGCTAATGGAAGATAAGGGAAATCAAGCTACGAGGCTACAAAACCTTATTTTTAGACACCTTGCGGAACTGCATGATGAAACCCATAAAATTATCAGAGGAGGTCCAACGTCGACCAAGCAAGATAACATGCCACTCACTCGTAAGGAACATCAAGCTGAGGAACTAAAAGAGCTGATATTCAAACATATTGAAGAAATACATAACGAAACCCATAATATAATCAAGAATACTAATCAAAAGGATGAATTAGCTCAGAAGCTACGGGATATCATTTTAAAAAGTAACAAGAATATCCGTACAAAAGCCAATAAAGTTATTGTAGAACGGACATATTCTTCTCGTGTACTTTTTATAGCTGCAGAATTGGGAAATACTAATTTTATAGTTGAGCTCATTCGCCAAAATCCCGATCTGATCTGGAAGGTAAATGATGAAAATCAAACTATATTTCACGTTGCAGTCAAGCATCGCCACGAGGGTATCTACAACTTGTTGTATGAAATTGGTTCAATGAAGGACATGATAACTCCTCTCAAAGATAAGAATGGTAACAATATGTTGCATTTAGTAGGGATGAGCGAAAAACAAAAGCTACTCCGTGAAGGGGCTGGTTTGCAAATGCAACGAGAACTAGCATGGTTCCGG GAAGTAAAGCAAATGATCCCTCCATCTTACAGAGAACGTAAGAATGCAGACGATCAAACTCCACGTGAGCTATTCATCAAAGAACATGAAGACATAGTTAAGCAAGATGAAAAATGGATGAAAGCGATAGCTGGTCAATGTATGGTGGTTGCAGCGCTTATTGCCACCATGGTATTTACCGCAGCTTACACAATTCCTGGTGGGTATAATCAAAACGATGGTATCCCTATCTTTCACTCGAAAACGGTCTATAAGGTTTTCGTTGTGGCAGATGCCATTTCTCTACTCACGTCTATAACTTCAATTCTCTACATCTTTATATCCGTCTACTTCTCATCTAATTATACAGAGATCGATTTCTCGGAATCTTTACCCGAAAAGTTGATAGTAGGTCTACTATATCTTTCCATATCTATAATATCCATGTTGATTGCTTTTAGTGTCAGCTTTTTCATCCTATACCAAAATGGTACCTTATGGATGCCCATCCTTATCAGCGTATTTGCTTTGATTCCATTGTACTTATCATTCAAGATGTACATTATTTTGTTTTATGCTGTAATTCTCATCACATATGATTCCAGGAACCTCTTTAGACCCAAGAAACCCGTTGTGTACTATAAAAATCCTACCATCTAA